The sequence AATGGTGTCTCTGAAGCTGCAGGCTCGCCTCGCGTCGAGCATCCTCGGCTGCGGCCGCGCCCGCGTGTGGCTGGACCCCAACGAGGCGATGGAGATCCAGAACGCAAACTCGCGCAAGAGCGTGCGCAAGCTGATCAAGGATGGCTTCATCATTCGTAAGCCGGTGAAGGTGCACTCGCGCGCGCGGTGGCGTAAGAtgaaggaggcgaaggacaTGGggcgccacagcggcgtTGGCCGGCGCGAGGGTAGCCGCGAGGCCCGCATGCCGAGCAAGGAGCTGTGGatgcgccgcctgcgcatTCTGCGtcgcctgctgcgcaagTACCGCGCGGACAAGAAGATCGATCGCCACGTGTACCGCGACCTGTACGTGCGCGCGAAGGGTAACGTGTTCCGCAACAAGCGCAACCTTATGGAGCACATCCACAAGATCaagaacgagaagaagaaggagcggcagctggcggagcagcttgCGGCGAAGCACCAGCGCgacgagcagcaccgcaacaAGGCTCGCAAGcaggagctgaagaagcgcgagaaggagcgcgagcGCGCGAGGcgcgacgacgctgctgctgctgcgcagaagaagaaggcggacGTTGCGAAGAAGTCTGCTGCCCCTGCTAcgaaggctgctgctgtctcccCCGcgaaggctgctgctgtctccgTCTcgagggctgctgctgctgtggcgcccGCTGCGAAGGTTGCTGTGCCGGCGAAGGCTGCGGCGCCCGCTGCGAAGGCTGCTGTGCCGGCGAAGAAGTCGAAGAAGTAAGGAGCTGGGCCTGGCGTGTgagcgtgtctgcgtgctcattctcgctctcctcttctgtgcGCACGTATGTGTCTCTGTCACACTCGTTTGTGGCgagtgcacgcgcgcgttcAAGGGGGCGAgcggggcgtgtgcgtgtgcgcgatGGTGATGCGGTCGCCAATTCCCCTCCAcactttcttctctcttccccctcttttccgaGGATGCGCCGCATGCTGGTTCTCCGTCCTTTCTCTGTTCTTGTATGCCTTTCGTGCAACCCCCTTtcccggccctcgctgccggcaccaccgtcacgcacacgcacacgcacacacaggcacatatAGTACGAAGGAggcgtctgcgtgtgtgcgtgtgtgtgtgtgtggggttgAGGGGGCGGTGCAGGACTGTGGACGCGCGAATCggtttttctcgctctttttaTTTTTGTTTGTCGTTTTCGCAATGGCCGGCTGTCATTTTCCCACGACTAAAGAGCACAAGAAAAGTTCACCAATCGCAGCAAATCAGTGAAGCAGTGGAGTGATGGGCAACCACCACGTGAGTCGACGAGGAGTGAGACATAGACGGCTCTGacagcagagcgagagggagaaaaaaattCTGgtcgttttctcttcccttgtttctggcctttttcttctctcgtgctGGCTCCTGGAAACATGAGCAGCGGGTGGAGGCAGGCACTccttgcgccgctgctgctgctgctcatgtcTTCTCATCTCTCACGACACCGGCGctgcgagaggaagaggtgcgcCTGCGTCCCTCTATTTCGTGCCTCGATGCTCCTCTGCTCCTTTGCATCACCTGGAGCGCACAGCTGGCTCCACCTCTATCCGTGTCTAAGCAGCGCACTTGTCCTTTtccctgtttctctctcttgcacacacacccgtacacatacacacttCTCATTGCTGATGCACTCCGTCATGCACACGTGGTCACCTACGCTGCAGTTTTGCCGCGGCCAGCGTGTACCCCACctacacagacacgcgcctCAGCTATCATCATAGAGGGCTGCTTGCTTGCCTGCCTACTGGcctagctgctgctgaacacACCAAGCGTGCGtaaaacaaacaaaaaagaaacacagcAGTGCTTTGCTCCTTCCTATaactccacctctctcctacCTCTTGtccgcgtgcgtgtgtgtgggcatCTCTCCTTTGTAATTTGTCTCaactctttctctgctcagTGCCTATATCTCACGCGTCTGCCTGTCTGTGTCGGTGTGAACCCAATGCACCTCTTAACCATATTTACTGCGTCTTTCTACGTTTTGAGCTCGTTATTGCTATTGTTTGCTCCTTTCTATTCATCCTGTCATCGTtttctgtgcctgtgtgcgtgtctttgtgtgtgtgtgtgtgtgtgtgtgtgtgtgttgttgccgttgctgttgctgttcgtGCCACTTGCAGAGTTAGACGCGTAAACCTACATCCCCACCTACATATTGTCATCCCCATCACCGCATCTTTTACTTGTGCATACCTACGAAGAGGTCGTTGTCGTCTAGCTCagtctgcgtgtgtgtcctgcttctcttccctctagtggtgtgtgtgtgtgtgtgcgtgtgaatgccattttctctgctcctttctctgttttttttttttgtttcacATTTCCTCTTGTTGAGGtctggaggaagagagggtgcTAAACTGCTGCGATCGATCGCAGACGTATAGGAGGGATACCCGCGACGTACTTCTTGCGGTTGTTGTCGTGGTATTGGGTACTACTTGTGCTTTGattccctctctgcttcccGTTTATCTTCtcatcctttttttttctcccttgtTTTACTGCGCGTTGATAGcaaggcgtgcgtgtgtgtgtgtgtgtgtggcgggggggggggttggcGCACGTCCTCTTACCGGCGTCTTGATTCAGTCCTCCAACCTCCACCCCTTATCTCTCTTCTGAAGGACCTTCTtatcctcttctttctccctctatACATCAACACGGCTTtccgtcttcctctccttttctccttaCCGTGCACTTGACTTACTCAGTGCTGCAGAGCACGGAAAATGATCCCTACGCTTAACATGAACAAAATTCGTTCCCACACCACCGTTGCTGTTCCTGCAGCTGGTGGAAGTGGTGGGACAGAATtgaacagcagcggctctggcagcagtggtCCACGGTTAATGACAGGGCGGCAGAtctctcctcgccctccgtACCTGGGCTCTCCACTAGAGACGTCGAGCCTGCCGTCGGCGCACTTCCAGCGCCGCGCGGCGGATGTGGCTACCGTGCTAGATATGAACCCACTACAGTGCCACAGCGTCGGTGACCTGCAGCGCAAGCTGATCGAGACGGCGGAGTGGGTGGTGAAGCTGCGGCACTGGTACGTAcatcagctgcaggagcgagATGC comes from Leishmania panamensis strain MHOM/PA/94/PSC-1 chromosome 6 sequence and encodes:
- a CDS encoding 60S ribosomal protein L19, putative (TriTrypDB/GeneDB-style sysID: LpmP.06.0400), producing MVSLKLQARLASSILGCGRARVWLDPNEAMEIQNANSRKSVRKLIKDGFIIRKPVKVHSRARWRKMKEAKDMGRHSGVGRREGSREARMPSKELWMRRLRILRRLLRKYRADKKIDRHVYRDLYVRAKGNVFRNKRNLMEHIHKIKNEKKKERQLAEQLAAKHQRDEQHRNKARKQELKKREKERERARRDDAAAAAQKKKADVAKKSAAPATKAAAVSPAKAAAVSVSRAAAAVAPAAKVAVPAKAAAPAAKAAVPAKKSKK